In Rhizobium glycinendophyticum, a single window of DNA contains:
- a CDS encoding tripartite tricarboxylate transporter TctB family protein yields MSENTRTHQLIGRISALVLLLLAAAYGIGGSMIEYAFSSDPLGPRVVPVMLSVLLGLLALLYLKFPGSAEGFPTGQSLVRVLAVPVALIVSVALMEPLGFAAAIFLLTTVTGWIFGAPLKLSLIGGVVHAALWWFIFSFLLEVYLPTGAIFG; encoded by the coding sequence ATGTCGGAAAACACGAGAACCCATCAGTTGATCGGACGCATCAGTGCGCTGGTCCTGCTCTTGCTTGCGGCCGCCTATGGCATTGGCGGCAGCATGATCGAATATGCCTTCTCCTCGGATCCGCTCGGGCCACGTGTCGTGCCGGTAATGCTTTCGGTCCTGCTCGGCTTGCTCGCGCTCCTCTATCTGAAGTTTCCGGGTTCGGCAGAAGGTTTCCCGACCGGGCAGTCGCTCGTTCGGGTGCTCGCCGTTCCCGTCGCACTGATCGTCAGCGTGGCGCTGATGGAACCGCTGGGCTTTGCCGCGGCGATCTTTCTCCTGACTACCGTCACCGGCTGGATCTTTGGCGCGCCGCTCAAACTGTCGCTGATCGGCGGTGTCGTTCATGCCGCCCTCTGGTGGTTCATCTTCTCCTTCTTGCTCGAGGTCTATCTGCCGACCGGCGCGATTTTCGGCTGA
- a CDS encoding Bug family tripartite tricarboxylate transporter substrate binding protein, translated as MIRNTMKFLAGAALIGLAAATSAMAEPTKPECLAGAKPGGGFDLTCRLAANALLETKQIKEPMAVTYMEGGVGAVAYNHVISKRATDPNLITAASSGSALLIAQGKFGQYDESAVRWLGALGADFGVIVVNADSPYKTMADLVAAYKADPTTFAIAGGGAVGSQDWMKGSLIAKAAEQDPKTMRYVALEGGGAVLTALEGGHVQVGSGDAAEMGKHHLAGKVRILAVMSPERLPGELKDIPTAKEQGFDIEWPVWRGFYVGKDVSDADYDWWVNAFDAMSKTPEFAKERETRGLFEFTLVGKDFDDRVKSDVAKFKILAKEAGF; from the coding sequence ATGATCCGCAACACGATGAAATTCCTGGCCGGTGCGGCCCTGATCGGGCTTGCTGCCGCGACCTCAGCCATGGCCGAGCCGACCAAGCCTGAATGCCTCGCCGGCGCCAAGCCGGGCGGTGGCTTCGACCTGACCTGCCGCCTTGCGGCCAATGCCCTGCTCGAGACCAAGCAGATCAAGGAGCCGATGGCGGTCACCTACATGGAAGGCGGCGTCGGCGCCGTTGCCTACAACCACGTCATCTCCAAGCGTGCCACCGATCCGAACCTGATTACGGCCGCATCCTCCGGCTCAGCGCTGCTGATCGCTCAGGGCAAGTTCGGCCAGTATGACGAAAGTGCCGTCCGCTGGCTCGGTGCGTTGGGCGCGGACTTCGGCGTGATCGTGGTCAATGCCGACTCGCCCTATAAGACGATGGCCGACCTGGTCGCCGCCTACAAAGCCGATCCGACGACTTTTGCGATTGCCGGCGGCGGTGCAGTGGGGTCGCAGGACTGGATGAAGGGTTCGTTGATCGCCAAGGCTGCCGAGCAGGATCCGAAGACGATGCGTTACGTCGCCCTTGAAGGCGGTGGCGCTGTGCTGACAGCCCTCGAAGGAGGCCATGTGCAGGTGGGTTCCGGCGACGCTGCGGAAATGGGCAAGCACCACCTTGCCGGCAAGGTCCGCATCCTCGCCGTCATGTCGCCAGAGCGGCTGCCGGGTGAGTTGAAGGATATCCCGACGGCAAAGGAGCAGGGCTTCGACATCGAGTGGCCGGTGTGGCGCGGCTTCTATGTCGGCAAGGACGTTTCCGACGCCGACTACGACTGGTGGGTCAATGCCTTCGACGCCATGAGCAAGACACCGGAATTCGCCAAGGAACGCGAGACGCGCGGCCTGTTCGAGTTCACGCTGGTCGGCAAGGACTTCGATGACCGCGTCAAGAGCGACGTCGCGAAGTTCAAGATCCTGGCGAAAGAAGCCGGCTTCTGA
- a CDS encoding response regulator transcription factor, whose translation MRILLVEDTLDVGEAISRRFETIGHTVDWQTDGRASSEILDFTEYDLVILDVMLPGLDGFSILKRLRQNKNPVPVLVLTARSEIDDRVGALDLGADDYLVKPFDFRELEARARVLMRRSSGGEATNIIVCGDVLLDRSQRSVRVGKREVQLKRREMTLLEILASRPGRIFSKEQLLDQLFGFEEAAGPNAIELYVGRLRKKLEGAKARIVTVRGMGYQLVSDAED comes from the coding sequence ATGCGCATTCTGCTCGTGGAAGACACGCTCGATGTCGGCGAGGCCATCAGCCGCCGCTTTGAAACCATCGGCCACACGGTCGATTGGCAGACGGACGGCCGTGCCTCCTCGGAAATCCTCGATTTCACAGAATATGATCTGGTCATCCTCGACGTGATGCTGCCGGGCCTGGACGGCTTCTCGATTCTCAAACGCCTTCGACAGAACAAGAATCCGGTACCGGTGCTGGTCCTCACTGCCCGCTCTGAGATCGATGATCGGGTAGGGGCGCTCGATCTCGGCGCCGACGACTACCTCGTCAAACCCTTCGATTTTCGCGAACTGGAGGCACGTGCGCGTGTCCTGATGCGCCGTAGCAGTGGCGGTGAGGCGACCAATATCATTGTCTGCGGCGACGTGCTGCTCGATCGCTCGCAGCGCTCGGTGCGCGTCGGCAAGCGCGAGGTACAGTTGAAGCGTCGCGAAATGACGCTGCTTGAAATTCTGGCAAGCCGTCCGGGGCGCATCTTCAGCAAGGAGCAACTGCTCGACCAGTTGTTCGGCTTCGAGGAAGCGGCGGGCCCAAATGCCATCGAACTTTACGTCGGCCGTCTGCGCAAGAAGCTGGAGGGTGCCAAGGCCCGGATTGTGACCGTGCGCGGCATGGGCTATCAACTGGTGTCCGATGCAGAGGACTAA
- a CDS encoding sensor histidine kinase, whose amino-acid sequence MTAAWLYARAAADEAYDRLLQGAAIQILDSLVIEDGKIAVNLPPSAFELLGLAPRDRIFYRVIAPDGKTLTGYDDLAASTDKEHSLNGLLLETSRYRGQPVRLVQTSRAISDPSIGGWAHVLIAQTTEARQALTTELTTRALILVMIMSLLALAGTVLAVRYSLRPLDALGATLRRRDSQDLTPLAVDVPRELAPFVDSINHFMRRLDERLKLLQRFIADSAHQIRTPLTALSAQVSLIDEEALSEANRRHLSRVRNRTTELARFTTQLLNHAMVIHRFDSAQLSPLDLTDVARKAFRAAVPITIDPDTVVSFEAPDETLTILGDGLSLREAIVNIIDNSLRHGTLSKLEVRVTKRGDFGLVEVEDDGPGIPPADWSHVTQRFVSSKSGEGSSGLGFAIASEVAGALRGALSFREKTPDRGFTVVLELPLLRRENA is encoded by the coding sequence ATGACAGCCGCATGGCTTTATGCGCGGGCAGCAGCCGACGAAGCCTATGATCGGCTCTTGCAAGGCGCGGCGATCCAGATCCTCGACAGTCTCGTCATCGAGGACGGCAAGATCGCCGTCAACCTGCCCCCTAGCGCCTTCGAATTGCTGGGGCTCGCCCCGCGCGATCGCATCTTCTACCGCGTCATCGCGCCGGACGGAAAGACGCTCACCGGCTATGACGATCTCGCTGCCAGCACCGACAAGGAACACAGCTTGAACGGTCTACTGTTGGAAACGAGCCGCTACCGCGGCCAGCCGGTGCGCCTTGTCCAGACCAGCCGCGCGATCTCCGATCCGAGCATTGGTGGCTGGGCGCATGTCTTGATCGCCCAGACCACCGAGGCCCGGCAGGCACTCACGACGGAGCTCACCACCCGGGCCCTGATCCTGGTGATGATCATGAGCCTGCTGGCGCTCGCCGGTACCGTGCTTGCAGTCCGGTATTCGCTGCGCCCGCTGGATGCCCTCGGCGCGACCCTTCGCCGACGCGATTCCCAGGATCTGACGCCGCTGGCCGTGGACGTGCCGCGCGAATTGGCGCCCTTCGTCGACTCCATCAATCACTTCATGCGCCGGCTGGACGAGCGTCTGAAACTTCTACAGCGCTTCATCGCCGACAGTGCGCACCAGATCCGCACCCCGCTTACCGCCCTCTCCGCCCAAGTGAGCCTGATCGACGAAGAGGCGCTATCGGAAGCAAACCGCCGCCACCTGAGCCGTGTGCGCAACCGCACCACCGAACTCGCGCGCTTCACCACGCAACTGCTCAACCACGCCATGGTGATTCATCGCTTCGATTCCGCACAGCTCTCGCCGCTCGATCTCACGGACGTCGCCCGCAAGGCTTTCCGGGCGGCTGTGCCGATCACCATCGATCCGGATACTGTCGTGTCTTTTGAAGCGCCCGACGAAACGCTGACGATCCTCGGCGACGGACTGAGCCTGCGAGAGGCCATCGTCAACATTATCGACAATTCGCTGCGCCACGGAACGTTGTCGAAGCTCGAGGTCCGGGTGACCAAACGCGGCGACTTCGGTCTCGTCGAGGTCGAGGATGACGGCCCCGGCATTCCGCCGGCGGACTGGTCGCATGTCACCCAACGCTTCGTGTCATCCAAATCGGGCGAAGGCAGTTCCGGTCTCGGTTTCGCCATTGCCTCGGAAGTCGCCGGTGCATTGCGGGGGGCGCTGTCCTTTCGCGAGAAGACACCGGACCGCGGCTTCACCGTCGTCCTCGAACTGCCCCTGCTGCGGAGGGAAAACGCATGA
- a CDS encoding ABC transporter substrate-binding protein — MMAARFLTSLLLLGVSLLSGPNAARALEGERVVFPALAPEQARLVVNGATDADAMKPLILDFQQLAPEVTVEFNDYVTNDLFREAEAACRNNAAYGDLLLSSSVDQLVKLANDGCAQDHRSQETERVASWANWRDEVFGFTFEPAVIVYDGRRVPPEDVPRSHVEIAELLRAKPDLYRNRIGTYDVRVSGIGYLLAFHDALQAPTTYGRLLESFSRADVVTRCCNSEVLGEIANGRLRIAYNVLGSYAYAASRRNPDLRVVIPRDYALILSRGALIPEQAPNPGLAKRFLDYLLSPRGQKVAREKAFFFSEDAPLPPDVDGPMSLIESGIGRPIRIGPALLAAQDQATRDRFIANWSSLFSPTPP, encoded by the coding sequence ATGATGGCGGCCCGCTTCCTGACGTCTCTTCTGCTTCTGGGCGTAAGCCTTCTGTCGGGCCCGAACGCAGCACGAGCCCTCGAGGGTGAACGTGTCGTATTTCCCGCCCTTGCTCCCGAACAGGCGCGTCTTGTCGTCAACGGGGCGACCGATGCCGACGCAATGAAGCCTCTGATCCTCGACTTCCAGCAACTGGCGCCGGAGGTGACGGTCGAGTTCAACGACTACGTCACCAACGACCTGTTTCGCGAGGCCGAGGCCGCCTGCCGCAACAACGCGGCCTATGGCGACCTCTTGCTCTCTTCCTCTGTCGACCAACTGGTGAAGCTTGCCAATGACGGCTGTGCGCAGGATCATAGATCGCAGGAAACCGAACGGGTCGCCTCGTGGGCAAACTGGCGCGATGAAGTCTTCGGCTTCACCTTCGAGCCTGCCGTCATCGTGTATGACGGCAGACGTGTGCCTCCCGAGGATGTGCCCCGCTCTCATGTGGAGATTGCCGAACTCCTGCGCGCCAAGCCGGACCTTTATCGCAACCGCATCGGCACCTATGACGTCCGCGTCTCCGGCATCGGCTATCTGCTCGCCTTTCACGACGCGCTTCAGGCGCCGACCACCTATGGCCGCCTGCTGGAAAGCTTCAGCCGCGCCGACGTCGTCACACGCTGCTGCAACAGCGAGGTCCTGGGGGAGATCGCCAATGGCCGGCTGCGTATCGCCTATAACGTGCTCGGCTCCTATGCCTATGCCGCGTCACGGCGCAATCCGGATCTGCGCGTGGTGATTCCGCGTGATTATGCGCTGATCCTGTCGCGCGGCGCGCTCATCCCGGAACAGGCACCCAATCCCGGTCTCGCAAAACGTTTTCTCGACTATCTCCTGTCACCGCGCGGACAGAAGGTGGCCCGCGAGAAAGCCTTCTTCTTCTCCGAAGATGCACCACTGCCACCCGATGTCGACGGCCCCATGTCGCTGATCGAATCCGGCATCGGACGCCCGATCCGCATCGGACCGGCTTTGCTGGCCGCGCAAGACCAGGCAACCCGTGACCGCTTCATCGCCAACTGGTCGTCGCTCTTCTCGCCCACACCACCCTGA
- a CDS encoding methyl-accepting chemotaxis protein, translated as MFIDRILSRFNIQTKVLIFILPFVVSISAVGFTGLYASGLLQGRIEISNSVLQSLSGFRDVSASMTDFLENTTPQSRDDVTTRLKQQQQDLQTTLSQLSADADGRSELEQARALVDTVVARTDELWRLHESESALVASLQKGNAQVVDSQDKITAAMTDMEKAVQADDAAAKSMLRDAEGIRSSGTFLSETNSAFTKAKTPDEKFAVISARLPEIVSRQQMLANILPQANKSAAKTLDKIAGQLKAVLDANDRSDAVITELQGTLRNFTQLNSYLGLAAQQKMKDATIKFGELDAPLAKAQAVINDGRQLMSAGYGLQIMMARFLLEPTDDNRALLDQQFKALKASLDMLGTSAADQPIFMQVKEELTPAIETMAGASVELVKVSQARKASYDQAGSDLNVIWKQLTTFAEMQKVSAGEERRDANSISIGATGIGILISIFAGIGLVLTFKGPIGQITGAMRRLAEGGLDTKINGESRVDEIGEMARALGVFKQNALSKIEIESRSEAERAEAEEERRRNDLEKQEIDRQINFAVNALAAGLGRLAKGDISETIDTPFNGRLEQLRTDFNQSLEHLQDTMTQIRSNTYMIQRNAAEMSSAADQLAKRTEQQAASLEETAAAVDEITVTVKQSAEQAEQANAIVADTKGRADTSSVVVASAIDAMGRIEDASGQIVQIIDVIDEIAFQTNLLALNAGIEAARAGEAGKGFAVVAQEVRELAQRSAGAAQQIKDLIHKSSTEVSSGSKLVQQTGSVLAEISANIITVAERVSVIARASRDQSNALGEVNSSVNEMDQMTQRNAAMVEETNAATRQLADEADALMQLVNQFKLAPEGRARVSAPHHRAA; from the coding sequence GTGTTCATCGACCGCATCCTGTCCCGTTTCAACATCCAGACCAAGGTTCTGATTTTCATCCTGCCCTTTGTCGTGAGCATTTCGGCCGTCGGCTTCACGGGCCTCTATGCCTCGGGTCTCCTGCAAGGCCGGATCGAGATTTCGAACAGCGTGCTGCAGTCGCTCAGCGGGTTCCGTGATGTCTCCGCTTCCATGACCGACTTCCTGGAAAACACGACCCCGCAGTCGCGCGATGATGTGACGACGCGCCTGAAGCAGCAGCAGCAGGATCTCCAGACGACATTGTCGCAACTATCCGCAGATGCTGACGGCCGTTCCGAACTCGAGCAGGCTCGTGCGCTGGTCGATACCGTCGTCGCCCGCACCGACGAGTTGTGGCGGCTGCACGAATCCGAATCCGCGCTGGTTGCATCGCTGCAAAAGGGCAATGCGCAGGTCGTGGATTCGCAGGACAAGATCACCGCCGCGATGACCGACATGGAAAAGGCCGTTCAGGCTGATGACGCGGCCGCCAAGTCGATGCTGCGCGACGCAGAAGGTATCCGCAGCTCGGGGACGTTCCTCAGCGAAACGAATTCGGCCTTTACCAAGGCGAAGACACCGGACGAGAAATTTGCCGTCATTTCGGCCCGTCTTCCCGAAATCGTGTCGCGGCAGCAGATGCTGGCCAATATTTTGCCCCAGGCGAACAAGTCTGCAGCGAAGACGCTGGACAAGATTGCCGGACAGTTGAAGGCGGTCCTCGATGCTAATGATCGCTCCGATGCGGTGATCACGGAACTGCAGGGGACGCTGCGCAATTTCACACAGCTGAATTCCTATCTGGGCCTTGCCGCCCAGCAGAAGATGAAGGACGCGACGATCAAGTTCGGTGAACTCGACGCTCCGCTCGCCAAGGCGCAGGCTGTCATCAATGACGGTCGCCAGCTGATGTCGGCGGGTTACGGTCTGCAGATCATGATGGCCCGCTTCCTGCTGGAGCCGACTGATGACAACCGCGCGCTGCTCGACCAGCAGTTCAAGGCCCTCAAGGCCTCGCTCGATATGCTGGGTACCAGCGCTGCCGACCAGCCGATCTTCATGCAGGTCAAGGAAGAGCTGACGCCTGCGATCGAGACCATGGCCGGTGCCAGCGTCGAACTCGTCAAGGTCAGCCAGGCGCGCAAGGCGAGCTACGATCAGGCTGGTTCCGACCTCAACGTGATCTGGAAGCAGCTCACCACCTTTGCGGAAATGCAGAAGGTGTCGGCCGGCGAAGAACGTCGCGATGCCAACTCCATTTCGATTGGCGCGACCGGCATCGGCATCCTGATCTCGATCTTTGCTGGTATCGGTCTTGTCCTGACCTTCAAGGGTCCGATCGGCCAGATCACGGGTGCCATGCGCCGTCTGGCAGAAGGTGGCCTGGATACCAAGATCAACGGCGAGAGCCGCGTCGACGAGATCGGCGAAATGGCCCGTGCACTCGGCGTGTTCAAGCAGAACGCCCTCTCCAAGATCGAAATCGAGAGCCGCAGCGAAGCCGAACGGGCTGAGGCCGAGGAAGAACGTCGCCGCAACGATCTCGAAAAGCAGGAGATCGACCGGCAGATCAACTTCGCCGTCAATGCACTTGCAGCCGGTCTCGGCCGGTTGGCCAAGGGGGACATCTCCGAAACCATCGATACGCCGTTCAACGGTCGTCTCGAGCAGCTGCGCACCGACTTCAATCAGTCGCTGGAGCATCTGCAGGATACGATGACGCAGATCCGCTCGAATACCTACATGATCCAGCGCAATGCCGCCGAAATGAGCAGTGCGGCCGACCAGCTTGCCAAGCGCACGGAGCAGCAGGCGGCATCGCTCGAAGAGACCGCGGCTGCCGTCGACGAGATCACGGTGACCGTCAAGCAGTCGGCGGAACAAGCCGAACAGGCGAATGCGATCGTGGCCGACACCAAGGGTCGGGCTGATACCTCGTCCGTAGTTGTCGCGAGCGCGATTGACGCCATGGGACGGATCGAGGATGCGTCGGGCCAGATCGTACAGATCATCGATGTCATCGATGAGATCGCCTTCCAGACCAATCTGCTCGCGCTCAATGCCGGCATCGAGGCGGCGCGTGCCGGTGAAGCAGGCAAGGGGTTTGCGGTTGTCGCGCAGGAAGTGCGCGAGCTTGCACAGCGCTCCGCCGGAGCTGCCCAGCAGATCAAGGACCTGATCCACAAGTCCAGCACCGAGGTGTCGTCGGGTTCCAAATTGGTCCAGCAGACCGGATCGGTTTTGGCCGAAATCTCGGCGAACATCATCACAGTTGCGGAACGCGTCTCTGTCATCGCTAGGGCAAGCCGCGATCAGTCGAATGCGCTCGGCGAGGTCAATTCCTCGGTCAATGAGATGGACCAGATGACCCAGCGCAATGCCGCCATGGTCGAGGAGACGAATGCCGCCACCCGCCAGCTGGCGGACGAGGCGGATGCGCTGATGCAACTGGTCAACCAGTTCAAGCTGGCGCCGGAAGGCCGTGCACGGGTAAGCGCGCCCCATCACCGCGCCGCCTGA
- a CDS encoding YbcC family protein, producing the protein MNDLTTVDTLHGEALAQAAEQAVRAIPPAWPLTATVAVNPFLAQIGESLETTSSRLERIGGVRLALPRKHYREKIAAGEISDDDFLSAISASRCGLDLAALKAAIAEDTGPLQPLPTVAELAARHSGQDWPAVIADRIGNFAAGFFDEGQALWAASTRNGLYAAWRAFATHDLTPEICGLTGFGAFVTETPETAQGAIERAAVRLGFGRDPGTYFHQLLLGLGGWAQHARHLQWKAELEGRTETTVLELLAVRLVFEEALYALYQPGIENDWRSIRRAHCAPVSADQTTVIDGVLQLAAERAAQRRLGQMLSVPASSTPAAEVRPFLQAAFCIDVRSEVFRRGLESVDPSIRTLGFAGFFGLGVSHRGFASDVAEHRLPVLLKPSVFSCTAVDTDDEADRQARFSARAIRAWGRFKLAAVSSFAFVEAMGPVYVTKLLRDGLGFGKGKGYDNTAPRFSPHLDIEARAAAAETVLRAMSLTKGFARFVLLAGHGANVVNNPFASALHCGACGGHAGDVNARLLASLLNDPAVRQRLGQKGLNIPADTVFLAGLHDTTTDAVTVFHGDLETEVDASDLHKIRRWLEQSGQLARAERAVKLAGASAQSLASRSSDWSQVRPELGLAGCSAFIAAPRSRTQGKALDGRAFLHDYVWRQDEGFKVLELILTAPVVVASWISLQYFGSTVAPSLFGAGNKLLHNVVGGIGVLEGNGGKLRAGLPWQSVHDGAAYLHEPLRLTVAVEAPREAIAAILQRHDGVRALFDNTWLHLYALDEQGRMAWRYAGDSRWVASPDGMDVPVSPPARAAVAP; encoded by the coding sequence ATGAACGATCTCACCACCGTCGATACCCTGCATGGCGAGGCTCTTGCACAGGCGGCTGAACAGGCTGTCCGCGCCATCCCGCCTGCCTGGCCGCTGACGGCCACGGTTGCCGTCAATCCCTTCCTTGCCCAGATTGGCGAAAGCCTTGAGACAACTTCATCGCGTCTCGAGCGGATCGGTGGCGTGCGGCTGGCACTGCCCCGCAAGCATTACCGCGAGAAGATCGCCGCTGGCGAAATTTCGGATGACGATTTTCTGTCCGCGATTTCGGCAAGCCGTTGCGGGCTTGATCTGGCGGCACTCAAGGCAGCCATCGCCGAAGACACGGGGCCGCTGCAACCGCTGCCGACGGTGGCCGAGCTTGCGGCGCGCCATTCGGGTCAGGACTGGCCGGCCGTGATCGCCGATCGCATCGGTAATTTTGCCGCAGGTTTCTTCGACGAAGGACAGGCACTGTGGGCTGCCTCAACACGCAATGGGCTCTATGCCGCCTGGCGCGCCTTCGCGACTCATGACCTCACGCCCGAAATCTGCGGCCTGACCGGTTTCGGCGCGTTCGTCACCGAGACGCCGGAGACGGCGCAGGGCGCGATCGAACGGGCGGCTGTCCGGCTCGGGTTCGGTCGCGATCCGGGCACTTATTTTCACCAATTGCTTCTCGGTCTTGGCGGCTGGGCCCAACATGCCCGTCACCTGCAGTGGAAGGCGGAACTGGAGGGGCGGACAGAGACGACGGTGCTCGAATTGCTGGCCGTTCGGCTGGTTTTTGAAGAGGCGCTCTATGCACTCTACCAACCGGGCATCGAAAACGACTGGCGCAGCATCCGGCGGGCGCATTGCGCACCGGTTTCCGCGGACCAGACAACTGTGATCGATGGTGTCTTGCAGCTGGCGGCGGAACGGGCCGCGCAGCGGCGTCTCGGGCAGATGCTGTCGGTGCCGGCCTCGTCCACGCCCGCGGCCGAAGTGCGGCCATTCTTGCAGGCGGCATTCTGCATCGACGTCCGCTCGGAAGTCTTCCGCCGGGGTTTGGAAAGCGTGGATCCAAGCATCCGGACACTTGGTTTTGCCGGTTTCTTCGGGCTCGGTGTCAGCCATCGCGGCTTTGCCTCCGATGTTGCCGAGCATCGGCTTCCAGTGCTGCTCAAGCCCTCGGTTTTCAGCTGCACGGCTGTTGACACAGATGACGAAGCTGATCGGCAGGCACGCTTTAGCGCCCGGGCGATCCGGGCCTGGGGTCGGTTCAAACTCGCTGCCGTATCGTCCTTCGCCTTTGTCGAGGCGATGGGCCCGGTCTATGTGACCAAGCTCCTGCGCGACGGGCTCGGCTTCGGCAAGGGAAAAGGGTATGACAATACTGCCCCCCGCTTCTCGCCCCATCTCGACATCGAAGCACGGGCGGCTGCGGCCGAAACCGTGTTGCGGGCCATGTCGCTCACCAAAGGCTTCGCCCGCTTCGTCCTGCTTGCCGGTCACGGGGCCAATGTCGTCAACAACCCCTTTGCCAGCGCCCTGCATTGCGGTGCCTGTGGCGGCCATGCGGGAGATGTGAATGCGCGGCTGCTCGCGAGCCTTCTGAACGATCCGGCGGTGCGGCAAAGGCTCGGGCAGAAGGGGCTCAACATCCCGGCGGATACGGTCTTTCTGGCCGGGCTGCACGACACCACAACGGATGCGGTCACGGTCTTCCACGGAGATCTAGAGACAGAGGTGGATGCTAGCGACCTTCACAAGATCCGCCGTTGGCTGGAGCAGTCGGGTCAATTGGCGCGGGCCGAGCGCGCGGTCAAGCTCGCTGGCGCTTCCGCACAATCGTTGGCTTCGCGCAGCAGCGACTGGTCGCAGGTGCGGCCGGAACTGGGGCTTGCCGGCTGCAGCGCCTTCATCGCCGCACCCCGGTCGCGTACACAAGGAAAGGCACTCGATGGCCGGGCCTTCCTGCATGACTACGTCTGGCGACAGGACGAGGGCTTCAAGGTCCTCGAACTGATCCTCACGGCTCCCGTGGTTGTTGCGAGCTGGATCAGCCTCCAGTATTTCGGCTCGACCGTCGCACCTTCACTCTTCGGCGCCGGCAACAAGCTGTTGCACAATGTCGTCGGTGGCATCGGCGTTCTGGAAGGGAATGGCGGCAAGCTGCGGGCGGGCCTGCCGTGGCAATCGGTACATGACGGTGCTGCCTATCTGCACGAACCGCTGCGTCTGACTGTGGCCGTCGAAGCGCCCAGGGAAGCGATTGCCGCGATCCTTCAACGGCACGATGGGGTGCGGGCACTGTTCGACAACACCTGGCTTCATCTTTACGCCCTTGACGAGCAGGGCCGCATGGCTTGGCGTTATGCCGGAGATAGCCGCTGGGTCGCTTCGCCAGACGGCATGGATGTGCCGGTTTCGCCGCCCGCGCGAGCCGCAGTGGCGCCCTAA